The Cryptococcus neoformans var. neoformans B-3501A chromosome 4, whole genome shotgun sequence genome has a window encoding:
- a CDS encoding hypothetical protein (HMMPfam hit to Vps26, Vacuolar protein sorting-associated protein 26, score: 578.8, E(): 4.2e-171): MASFFSFSSVPVDIEIKLQGEEGRRQVEVKGEKDQRELCAVYYDGESVSGQVNVRVKDGKKYQHDGIRIELIGSIELFYDRGNHYEFVSLSQELAAAGELRHAEKYDFIFKNVEKQYESYAGINVKLRYYLRVSMNRISKEKEFWVHSYRMPPEANSGIRMEVGIEDCLHIEFEYNKAKYHLKDVIVGKIYFLLVRIKIKHMELSIIRRETTGSPPNQYNESETITKFEIMDGAPVRGETIPIRLFLGGFELTPTFRDVNKKFSTRYYLNLVLIDEENRRYFKQQEITIFRIPEN, encoded by the exons ATGgcatctttcttctcattctcctcaGTCCCTGTCGACATTGAGATTAAGCTACAGGGCGAAGAGGGTCGCAGGCAAGTGGAAGTCAAAGGTGAGAAGGATCAGCGGGAGCTGTGTGCAGTCTATTACGACGGTGAAAGTGTCAGCGGACAAGTAAACGTCCGAGTTAAGGATGGCAAGAAGTATCAGCATGATGGCATCAGGATCGAATTGATCGGCAGTATAG AACTCTTCTACGATAGAGGAAATCACTACGAGTTCGTATCCCTCTCTCAAGAGCTGGCCGCCGCTGGAGAGCTTCGCCATGCTGAGAAATACgacttcatcttcaaaaaTGTGGAGAAACAGTACGAGTCGTATGCTGGTATAAACGTCAAATTACG ATATTATCTACGAGTGTCAATGAATCGCATCAgtaaggagaaggaattTTGGGTGCACTCATACCGGATGCCCCCAGAAGCCAATTCGGGTATTCGGATGGAAGTCGGGATCGAGGATTGCCTTCATATTGAGTTCGAGTACAACAAGGCCAA ATATCATCTTAAAGATGTTATCGTCGGGAAGATATACTTCCTTCTCGTTCGTATCAAAATCAAACATATGGAGCTGTCCATCATCCGTCGCGAGACTACAGGCTCACCTCCGAATCAATACAATGAATCCGAAACCATCACGAAATTTGAAATCATGGATGGTGCACCGGTGCGAGGAGAAACGATCCCTATCAGGCTCTTTTTAGGCGGCTTTGAATTAACACCCACCTTCAGGGATGTGAACAAGAAGTTCTCGACTAGATACTACCTTAATCTAGTCTTGATCGATGAAGAAAACAGAAGGTATTTTAAACAACAAGAAATCACGATCTTCAGGATACC GGAGAACTAA